In Methanobrevibacter sp., one DNA window encodes the following:
- the rpl18a gene encoding 50S ribosomal protein L18Ae has product MLTKIYRVKGTFVMGDEYHKFTKEYKATCEADIEEKIFERFGSKHGINRNQISIKSIEEIAPEDVEDPIVKEIL; this is encoded by the coding sequence ATGTTAACAAAAATTTACAGAGTTAAAGGTACTTTTGTAATGGGCGATGAATATCATAAGTTTACTAAAGAATACAAAGCTACTTGTGAAGCTGATATTGAAGAAAAAATCTTTGAACGTTTCGGAAGTAAACATGGTATTAACAGGAATCAAATTTCAATCAAATCTATTGAAGAAATTGCTCCTGAAGATGTTGAAGACCCAATTGTAAAAGAAATTTTATAA
- the pfdA gene encoding prefoldin subunit alpha yields the protein MEDQQRLNNLLNDINAYKQQAELIQQQIEMIQSSIAEVDALFNTLEDIEGKESVEAFVPVGAGSFIKGELKSTDEIIVSIGSGLAVKKDADGAREILTGQKEDLSESLDKMLANLQQCTDIVGNLQAQAEQIAAAAQGNMTQMG from the coding sequence ATGGAAGATCAACAAAGATTAAATAATCTTCTTAATGACATTAATGCATACAAACAACAAGCTGAATTAATTCAACAACAAATTGAAATGATTCAATCTTCCATTGCTGAAGTTGATGCATTATTCAATACTTTAGAAGATATTGAAGGTAAAGAATCTGTTGAGGCGTTTGTTCCTGTAGGTGCAGGTTCTTTCATTAAAGGAGAACTTAAAAGTACTGATGAAATTATTGTAAGTATCGGTTCTGGTCTTGCTGTTAAAAAAGATGCAGACGGCGCTCGTGAGATTCTCACAGGGCAAAAAGAAGATTTAAGTGAAAGCTTAGACAAAATGCTGGCTAACTTACAACAATGCACTGATATTGTTGGAAATCTTCAAGCTCAAGCTGAGCAAATCGCCGCTGCAGCTCAAGGCAACATGACTCAAATGGGATAA